Proteins from a genomic interval of Leifsonia shinshuensis:
- a CDS encoding SRPBCC family protein, which produces MATVTESIDVDVPVTTAYNQWTQFESFPHFLDEVEEVRQVDATTSHWRVKIGGTAREFDTVITEQHPDERVAWKTVAGDVLHAGVVTFHRLSDTGTRVTVQFDWEPGDALEKIGAALGVDDHAVKKDLRNFKKFIEAQPAETGSWRGNVEPGGVA; this is translated from the coding sequence ATGGCCACAGTGACCGAGAGCATCGACGTGGACGTGCCCGTCACGACCGCGTACAACCAGTGGACGCAGTTCGAGAGCTTCCCGCACTTCCTCGACGAGGTGGAGGAGGTGCGCCAGGTCGACGCCACCACCAGCCACTGGCGGGTGAAGATCGGCGGGACGGCGCGCGAGTTCGACACGGTCATCACCGAGCAGCACCCCGACGAGCGGGTGGCGTGGAAGACCGTCGCGGGCGACGTCCTCCACGCGGGTGTCGTGACGTTCCACCGGCTGTCCGACACGGGCACGCGGGTGACCGTGCAGTTCGACTGGGAGCCCGGAGACGCGCTCGAGAAGATCGGCGCGGCGCTGGGCGTCGACGACCACGCCGTCAAGAAGGACCTGCGCAACTTCAAGAAGTTCATCGAGGCGCAGCCCGCGGAGACGGGCAGCTGGCGCGGGAACGTCGAGCCCGGGGGTGTCGCCTGA
- a CDS encoding exodeoxyribonuclease III, with protein sequence MRVATWNVNSIRTRVARVVDWMVREDVDVLAMQEIKCKPEQFPYEAFESAGYEVVLHGLNQWNGVAIASRLPIEDVEIGFPDMPGFLKDHDGPDLPKEARAIGATVDGVRLWSLYVPNGRSLDDPHYVYKLDWLAALAADTQRWLGEDPHQQLALMGDWNVAPLDSDVGDPSLVPGVSTHISPPERTAFAAFEKAGLTDVVRPIVPDGYTYWDYKQLRFPRNEGLRIDFILGSPAFADRVTGASIHRNERKGDAPSDHVPVLVELADAAAEEDDDDRPMIW encoded by the coding sequence ATGCGCGTCGCCACCTGGAATGTGAACTCCATCCGCACCCGAGTCGCCCGGGTGGTGGACTGGATGGTCAGGGAGGACGTGGATGTCCTGGCCATGCAGGAGATCAAGTGCAAGCCGGAGCAGTTCCCCTACGAGGCGTTCGAGTCGGCCGGGTACGAGGTCGTCCTGCACGGGCTGAACCAGTGGAACGGCGTCGCCATCGCCTCCCGGCTGCCCATCGAGGACGTCGAGATCGGCTTCCCCGACATGCCGGGCTTCCTGAAGGACCACGACGGCCCCGACCTCCCGAAGGAGGCGCGCGCGATCGGCGCGACCGTGGACGGCGTCCGGCTGTGGAGCCTCTACGTCCCCAACGGGCGCTCCCTCGATGACCCGCACTACGTCTACAAGCTGGACTGGCTCGCCGCCCTCGCCGCCGACACGCAGCGCTGGCTGGGCGAGGACCCGCACCAGCAGCTCGCGCTGATGGGCGACTGGAACGTCGCCCCGCTCGACTCCGATGTGGGTGACCCGAGCCTCGTCCCGGGAGTCTCCACGCACATCTCGCCGCCGGAGCGCACCGCGTTCGCGGCCTTCGAGAAGGCCGGCCTGACCGACGTCGTGCGGCCGATCGTGCCCGACGGCTACACCTACTGGGACTACAAGCAGCTGCGCTTCCCGCGCAACGAGGGACTGCGGATCGACTTCATCCTCGGCTCCCCGGCCTTCGCCGACCGCGTGACCGGCGCGAGCATCCACCGCAACGAGCGCAAGGGCGACGCCCCCAGCGACCACGTCCCCGTGCTGGTCGAGCTCGCGGACGCGGCCGCCGAGGAGGACGACGACGACCGGCCGATGATCTGGTGA
- the pyrE gene encoding orotate phosphoribosyltransferase, producing the protein MSDVTDARQQLIDFISAEAVFHGDFTLTSGKKASYYVDLRKVSLDHRVAPLIGQVMIDLIAGVPDVVAVGGMTMGADPVAAAILHQGAARGLAYDAFVVRKEPKDHGRGKQIEGPDLAGKRVIVLEDTSTTGGSPLKAIEALKKVGAEIAGVAVVVDRNTGAREVIESAGYPYFAAIGLDDLGLE; encoded by the coding sequence ATGTCAGACGTGACCGACGCACGACAGCAGCTCATCGACTTCATCTCGGCCGAGGCCGTCTTCCACGGCGACTTCACGCTGACCAGCGGCAAGAAGGCCAGCTACTACGTCGACCTGCGCAAAGTGAGCCTCGACCACCGGGTGGCGCCCCTGATCGGGCAGGTCATGATCGACCTGATCGCCGGCGTCCCCGACGTCGTCGCGGTCGGCGGGATGACGATGGGCGCCGACCCGGTCGCGGCCGCGATCCTGCACCAGGGCGCTGCGCGCGGCCTGGCGTACGACGCGTTCGTCGTCCGCAAGGAGCCGAAGGACCACGGCCGCGGCAAGCAGATCGAGGGCCCGGACCTCGCCGGCAAGCGCGTCATCGTGCTCGAGGACACCTCCACCACCGGAGGCTCCCCGCTGAAGGCGATCGAGGCCCTGAAGAAGGTGGGAGCGGAGATCGCCGGTGTGGCCGTCGTCGTCGACCGCAACACGGGCGCCCGCGAGGTCATCGAGTCGGCGGGGTACCCGTACTTCGCTGCGATCGGCCTGGACGATCTGGGGCTGGAATAG
- a CDS encoding septum formation family protein: MAEHRDSAPGDEPAEPEVGSSEWFLAQLSGGRRVERAEPAVSPASEPASEAGDAEADAAAAAAPAEPVEAPEPDGAEPFFPFEAPQPVAGVPHPAPAAPPQPDAPSAFEDLLRERPDEPGEDAGASDAPFVAPTEPGFTWNLTSRNSAPQDEATPGGGGAEPASAFEQAGAFEQAGAFEQAGAFEQAGGGLVDEGPSDDGDAEPPLRRSNFVEPPTRGVAPGAEGTPAAPAVPASSQEPPAAMPFDTPEEPSSAPTVALNLPPFAAEPAPEPTPAAPASEEPSSPPTVAFDVPPFAAEPSPEPPTVRSGASFGESSAAPGAAADQAAVASQSPTERPQAAPAPSDVPSVPPTQAFEEAGFVAALRMPQPPEAGDLFTGPQETLEPTTSEPTAPETTSPETTSPETTSPAATSPGADAPEPATEEPPPATGPIEGHGLAALLGLLDEERPAPRPLLGDTTGIIPLPPTPTSPLTRREALQAEAEAEADADSGRAPAPATAAAETAASATDPASAETAAPVPPAATWPPATGSDATQPPATYPSAPAPAPAPAAAEPTAEPTEPVHPVAAAPFSAGLFTTEPSATESSTGEPTATESSTGELTATDASTGEPTATDASTGESTATELSTGELTATEASTGAPFAEPFTTEPVAPVPSGQLSDTRAPGGDEPRGEAAVPTPGAEVPASTASVWPFASLAPEPVSEPEPEPEPQGPFGRFDGAAQTEAILGAPPSPATSPFDAAALAAASADEADRFAPPTGQAGESVSTWTLGEQPGDESADASAEHGDEAGHGEEPDGIAALFGDFGVDEDVDHHEPGDAHDDHAVGQAEPAAPTAPAPAASEIAGPADAAPAAAAAGLGMDAILFPDLATGESPAEPDPAAPPHHAAAHPPFGATDAAPGLSPFDEPSAAMEGPQFGTGAIGFDSAETPTVAFDPLSTPTVAFDAAAAARDTTPPPAAGTAGAGAAAATDGAGTAAPAHGSGPAATGAAATAGAAATAGAATAGAAPGPSTPTSSASAPTTTPPTPPAPPTEPHPLNRRLFLILGVLAVLLVLVGLFALGTRIPSMFGAAATAPPASPSTKPSATPTPTPTPTPTVIPKPAAAVGPGVHQWDTLGGGECIQPYTNPWAETFTVVDCATPHSAQLAYTNLISADPAAAYPGADALAQQINTLCTASGVIDLTAAAAYPDLQVQGTFPATEAQWKSGQRSYYCFANRSSGQPLTTSVAGKGPTG, encoded by the coding sequence GTGGCGGAACACCGCGACAGCGCGCCGGGGGACGAGCCGGCCGAGCCGGAGGTCGGCAGCTCCGAGTGGTTCCTCGCGCAACTGAGCGGCGGCCGCCGCGTCGAGCGGGCGGAGCCTGCGGTGTCGCCCGCGTCGGAGCCTGCGTCGGAGGCCGGTGACGCCGAGGCGGACGCCGCCGCTGCTGCTGCTCCGGCTGAGCCGGTGGAGGCGCCGGAGCCCGACGGGGCGGAGCCGTTCTTCCCCTTCGAGGCGCCGCAGCCCGTCGCGGGCGTCCCTCACCCGGCGCCCGCAGCGCCCCCGCAGCCGGACGCCCCGTCTGCGTTCGAGGACCTCCTCCGGGAGCGCCCGGACGAGCCCGGCGAGGACGCTGGAGCCTCGGACGCGCCCTTCGTCGCCCCGACGGAACCGGGCTTCACCTGGAACCTGACGTCCCGGAACTCCGCGCCGCAGGATGAGGCGACGCCTGGTGGCGGAGGTGCCGAGCCGGCTTCGGCGTTCGAGCAGGCCGGGGCGTTCGAGCAGGCCGGCGCGTTCGAGCAAGCCGGCGCGTTCGAGCAGGCCGGTGGCGGGCTGGTGGACGAGGGCCCCTCGGACGACGGGGACGCGGAACCGCCGCTCCGCCGCTCCAACTTCGTCGAGCCGCCCACACGGGGTGTGGCGCCGGGAGCCGAGGGAACGCCGGCCGCGCCGGCCGTGCCCGCGTCCTCGCAGGAGCCTCCGGCGGCCATGCCCTTCGATACGCCGGAGGAGCCTTCCAGTGCGCCGACGGTGGCTCTCAACCTGCCGCCCTTCGCTGCCGAGCCTGCCCCCGAGCCGACGCCGGCCGCGCCCGCGTCGGAGGAGCCCTCCAGCCCGCCGACGGTGGCTTTCGACGTGCCGCCCTTCGCCGCCGAGCCTTCGCCCGAGCCGCCGACGGTTCGGTCCGGCGCTTCTTTCGGTGAGTCCTCGGCCGCCCCCGGCGCTGCGGCCGACCAGGCGGCGGTCGCATCGCAGAGTCCGACGGAGCGCCCTCAGGCTGCTCCGGCGCCGTCGGACGTCCCGTCGGTTCCGCCGACGCAGGCGTTCGAGGAGGCCGGTTTCGTCGCCGCGCTCCGGATGCCGCAGCCCCCGGAGGCCGGCGACCTCTTCACCGGCCCCCAGGAGACGCTGGAGCCGACCACGTCGGAGCCGACCGCCCCGGAGACGACCTCCCCGGAGACGACCTCCCCGGAGACGACCTCCCCTGCGGCGACCTCCCCTGGGGCCGACGCTCCCGAGCCCGCGACCGAGGAGCCGCCTCCCGCGACCGGCCCGATCGAAGGCCACGGACTGGCTGCCCTCCTCGGACTGCTCGACGAGGAACGTCCTGCCCCGCGACCGCTGCTCGGCGACACGACCGGAATCATCCCGCTGCCGCCCACGCCTACGTCGCCGCTGACACGCCGCGAGGCGCTCCAGGCGGAGGCCGAGGCAGAGGCGGACGCCGACTCCGGCCGGGCGCCCGCACCCGCGACCGCCGCAGCGGAGACCGCGGCCTCCGCGACGGATCCGGCGTCGGCTGAGACCGCGGCGCCCGTGCCTCCTGCGGCGACGTGGCCGCCCGCCACCGGGTCCGACGCAACGCAGCCGCCGGCGACCTACCCCTCCGCGCCTGCGCCTGCGCCTGCGCCCGCCGCAGCGGAGCCGACGGCTGAGCCCACTGAACCCGTCCACCCGGTGGCTGCTGCGCCCTTCAGCGCCGGGCTCTTCACCACCGAGCCCTCCGCCACCGAGTCCTCCACCGGTGAGCCCACCGCCACCGAGTCCTCCACCGGCGAGCTCACCGCCACCGATGCATCCACTGGCGAGCCCACCGCCACCGATGCATCCACTGGCGAGTCCACCGCCACCGAGCTCTCCACCGGCGAGCTCACCGCCACCGAGGCATCCACTGGCGCGCCCTTTGCCGAGCCCTTCACCACCGAGCCCGTCGCGCCGGTCCCGTCTGGGCAGCTCAGCGATACGCGTGCGCCGGGGGGCGACGAGCCCCGCGGTGAGGCCGCCGTGCCGACGCCCGGGGCCGAGGTGCCCGCCTCCACGGCCTCCGTGTGGCCGTTCGCGTCGCTCGCGCCTGAGCCCGTGAGCGAGCCGGAGCCGGAGCCGGAACCGCAGGGCCCGTTCGGTCGATTCGACGGCGCGGCGCAGACCGAGGCGATCCTCGGGGCTCCGCCGTCGCCCGCGACCAGCCCGTTCGATGCTGCGGCGCTCGCCGCCGCCTCCGCGGACGAGGCGGACCGTTTCGCGCCGCCCACCGGTCAGGCCGGAGAGTCCGTCTCGACCTGGACGCTGGGGGAGCAGCCGGGCGACGAATCCGCGGACGCGTCCGCTGAGCACGGGGACGAGGCCGGGCACGGAGAGGAGCCGGACGGCATCGCCGCCCTCTTCGGCGACTTCGGCGTCGACGAGGACGTGGACCACCACGAACCCGGCGACGCTCACGATGATCACGCCGTCGGGCAGGCCGAGCCGGCCGCTCCCACCGCACCCGCACCCGCTGCGTCCGAAATCGCAGGGCCCGCGGACGCCGCACCTGCGGCTGCCGCCGCCGGCCTCGGGATGGACGCGATCCTCTTCCCGGATCTCGCCACAGGGGAGTCCCCGGCCGAGCCCGATCCGGCCGCGCCGCCGCATCACGCTGCCGCTCACCCGCCGTTCGGGGCCACGGACGCCGCTCCCGGACTCTCGCCGTTCGACGAGCCGTCCGCCGCGATGGAGGGTCCGCAGTTCGGCACGGGCGCGATCGGCTTCGACTCCGCCGAGACGCCCACGGTCGCCTTCGATCCGCTCAGCACGCCGACGGTCGCCTTCGACGCGGCCGCCGCCGCGCGCGACACGACTCCGCCGCCCGCTGCGGGGACCGCCGGGGCCGGAGCGGCCGCCGCGACCGACGGCGCAGGGACGGCCGCCCCTGCCCACGGGTCCGGCCCCGCCGCGACCGGTGCCGCCGCGACCGCCGGAGCCGCCGCGACCGCCGGAGCCGCCACGGCTGGAGCCGCACCCGGACCCTCCACCCCCACCTCCTCCGCCTCCGCACCCACGACCACCCCACCGACCCCGCCCGCTCCGCCCACCGAACCGCACCCGCTGAACCGCCGGCTCTTCCTGATCCTCGGTGTGCTGGCCGTGCTGCTCGTGCTGGTGGGCCTGTTCGCGCTGGGGACCCGCATCCCGTCGATGTTCGGCGCGGCCGCGACGGCTCCGCCCGCCTCCCCGTCCACCAAACCGTCGGCGACCCCGACGCCGACGCCCACGCCGACACCGACCGTCATCCCGAAGCCCGCCGCGGCGGTCGGGCCCGGCGTCCACCAGTGGGACACCCTCGGCGGCGGCGAGTGCATCCAGCCGTACACGAACCCGTGGGCCGAGACGTTCACCGTCGTGGACTGCGCCACCCCGCACTCCGCACAGCTCGCCTACACGAACCTGATCTCGGCCGACCCGGCGGCCGCGTACCCGGGCGCGGACGCGCTGGCCCAGCAGATCAACACGCTGTGCACCGCGTCGGGCGTCATCGACCTGACCGCCGCGGCGGCGTACCCGGACCTCCAGGTGCAGGGCACGTTCCCGGCGACGGAGGCGCAGTGGAAGAGCGGGCAGCGCTCCTACTACTGCTTCGCCAACCGCTCCAGCGGCCAGCCGCTGACCACCTCGGTCGCGGGCAAAGGCCCCACGGGCTGA
- a CDS encoding HAD-IIA family hydrolase has product MARRDEIECWLTDMDGVLVHENSALPGAPELIQQWRDQGTPFLVLTNNSIYTPRDLAARLRASGLDVPEESIWTSALATADFLKSQAPGGSAYVIGEAGLTTALHEAGFIMTDTNPDYVVVGETRSYSFDAITKAIRLIGAGARFISTNPDATGPSAEGPLPATGAVTAMITKATGGMEPYVVGKPNPMMFRSALNRIGAHSENTAMIGDRMDTDVVAGIEAGLHTILVLTGISDQAEIDRYPFRPDEILSGVHELVSTGPVESDL; this is encoded by the coding sequence GTGGCGCGTCGCGACGAGATCGAATGCTGGCTGACCGACATGGACGGCGTGCTCGTCCACGAGAACTCCGCGCTCCCCGGAGCCCCCGAGCTGATCCAGCAGTGGCGCGACCAGGGCACGCCCTTCCTCGTGCTCACCAACAACTCGATCTACACCCCGCGCGACCTCGCCGCCCGGCTGCGCGCTTCCGGCCTGGACGTTCCGGAGGAGTCGATCTGGACCTCCGCTCTGGCCACCGCCGACTTCCTCAAGTCGCAGGCCCCCGGCGGCAGCGCGTACGTGATCGGGGAGGCCGGCCTGACCACCGCGCTCCACGAGGCGGGCTTCATCATGACCGACACGAACCCGGACTACGTTGTCGTCGGCGAGACCCGCAGCTACTCCTTCGACGCGATCACCAAGGCGATCCGCTTGATCGGCGCCGGCGCACGCTTCATCTCCACGAACCCGGACGCCACCGGCCCGAGCGCCGAGGGCCCGCTGCCCGCCACGGGCGCGGTCACCGCCATGATCACGAAGGCCACCGGCGGCATGGAGCCGTACGTGGTGGGCAAGCCGAACCCGATGATGTTCCGCTCGGCGCTCAACCGCATCGGCGCCCACTCCGAGAACACGGCGATGATCGGCGACCGGATGGACACCGACGTCGTCGCGGGGATCGAGGCCGGCCTCCACACGATCCTGGTGCTGACGGGCATCAGCGACCAGGCCGAGATCGACCGCTACCCGTTCCGCCCGGACGAGATCCTGTCGGGCGTGCACGAGCTGGTCTCGACCGGACCCGTCGAGTCCGACCTCTGA
- a CDS encoding TrmH family RNA methyltransferase — MSPDTPQPPEQAEPPLPPGLPPTAELSTHGVGPWPGAWPDDERYDPELLRHGDTRNVIDRYRYWRMEAVVADLDEHRHPFHVAIENWQHDMNIGSIVRSANAFAADTVHIIGRRRWNKRGAMVTDRYQHVVHHDDVEAFVAWARDAGLPIVAVDNVPGSVLIETYALPRACVLLFGQEGPGLSPAALEAADVVVEISQFGSTRSINASAAAAVAMHAWILQHVPFPT, encoded by the coding sequence GTGAGTCCGGACACCCCGCAGCCGCCCGAGCAGGCCGAGCCGCCCCTGCCGCCGGGACTGCCGCCGACCGCCGAGCTGAGCACGCACGGCGTCGGCCCGTGGCCCGGTGCGTGGCCGGACGACGAGCGCTACGACCCGGAGCTGCTGAGGCACGGCGACACCCGCAACGTCATCGACCGCTACCGGTACTGGCGCATGGAGGCCGTGGTCGCCGACCTCGACGAGCACCGCCACCCGTTCCACGTGGCGATCGAGAACTGGCAGCACGACATGAACATCGGCTCCATCGTGCGCAGTGCCAACGCGTTCGCGGCGGACACGGTGCACATCATCGGCCGCCGCCGCTGGAACAAGCGCGGGGCGATGGTGACCGACCGTTACCAGCATGTCGTCCACCATGACGACGTGGAGGCGTTCGTCGCCTGGGCGCGGGACGCCGGCCTCCCGATCGTGGCGGTGGACAACGTGCCCGGTTCCGTGCTGATCGAGACGTACGCCCTGCCGCGCGCGTGCGTCCTGCTGTTCGGTCAGGAGGGGCCCGGCCTGTCGCCGGCCGCCCTGGAGGCGGCGGACGTCGTCGTGGAGATCTCCCAGTTCGGCTCCACGCGCTCCATCAACGCCTCGGCCGCGGCCGCCGTCGCCATGCACGCCTGGATCCTCCAGCACGTCCCCTTCCCCACTTAG
- a CDS encoding DUF3052 family protein: MTGVRTAGYSGTPLWKKLGLKPGMRAQLLHADPGWAVPVEDGPVDVEWLPPASTEPAGLIVAFYREAADYVGELDALAPRIHPAGMIWAAWPRKAAGHVSDLDENIIRDTALARGLVDVKVAALSQDWSALKLVHRRANR, from the coding sequence GTGACCGGCGTGCGCACGGCGGGCTACTCGGGAACGCCGCTCTGGAAGAAGCTCGGGCTCAAGCCGGGGATGCGCGCGCAGCTCCTGCACGCCGACCCGGGCTGGGCGGTGCCGGTGGAGGACGGGCCCGTGGACGTCGAGTGGCTCCCGCCCGCGTCGACGGAGCCGGCCGGGCTGATCGTCGCGTTCTACCGGGAGGCGGCTGACTACGTGGGCGAGCTGGACGCGCTCGCGCCGCGGATCCACCCGGCCGGGATGATCTGGGCCGCCTGGCCGCGGAAGGCCGCGGGCCACGTCAGCGACCTCGACGAGAACATCATCCGCGACACCGCGCTCGCCCGCGGCCTCGTCGACGTCAAAGTCGCCGCACTGTCCCAGGACTGGTCCGCCCTCAAACTCGTCCACCGCCGCGCCAACCGCTGA
- a CDS encoding metallophosphoesterase, giving the protein MTDRLRILHLSDTHLYGDGRLQYGLVDTLAALDRVLARAGELDAVDLVVASGDLSDDGSAASYRLLRDRLEPWAAERGAVVAYAMGNHDLAEGFEEVLGAREATFGVRGFRVVTVDTTVARAGYGLIGEARLERLREALAEPSADGTVVVLHHPPVPPTTGLFETLRLVDPGPLLDLCAAGDVRLILAGHYHHALVTEAGAGGIPVVVAPAVANTTDVLQPPPHQRAERGAGFALIELPADGPPRTHVVRAPDARDGETVYDLDADAVARIAAGAGWTGAS; this is encoded by the coding sequence GTGACCGATCGACTGCGCATCCTGCACCTGAGCGACACCCACCTCTACGGCGACGGCCGCCTGCAGTACGGCCTGGTCGACACGCTCGCCGCGCTCGACCGCGTGCTCGCGCGCGCCGGGGAGCTGGACGCCGTCGACCTCGTGGTCGCCTCCGGGGACCTCTCCGACGACGGGAGCGCGGCCTCCTACCGCCTGCTGCGGGACCGCCTCGAGCCCTGGGCGGCCGAACGCGGCGCGGTCGTGGCGTACGCGATGGGCAACCACGACCTCGCCGAGGGCTTCGAGGAGGTGCTCGGGGCGCGCGAGGCGACGTTCGGCGTGCGCGGATTCCGCGTGGTCACCGTGGACACGACCGTCGCCCGCGCCGGATACGGGTTGATCGGCGAGGCACGCCTCGAACGGCTGCGGGAGGCTCTGGCCGAGCCGAGCGCCGACGGCACCGTCGTCGTGCTGCACCACCCGCCCGTTCCGCCCACGACGGGACTGTTCGAGACGCTGCGGCTGGTCGACCCCGGGCCGCTGCTCGACCTGTGCGCGGCGGGGGACGTCCGGCTGATCCTGGCCGGGCACTACCACCACGCGCTCGTCACCGAGGCGGGAGCGGGCGGCATCCCGGTCGTCGTCGCGCCCGCCGTCGCCAACACCACCGACGTCCTCCAGCCGCCGCCGCACCAGCGCGCCGAGCGCGGAGCCGGGTTCGCGCTGATCGAGCTCCCCGCCGACGGGCCGCCGCGCACCCACGTCGTGCGGGCGCCCGACGCCCGCGACGGCGAGACGGTCTACGACCTCGACGCCGACGCCGTCGCACGCATCGCGGCCGGCGCCGGCTGGACGGGCGCCTCGTGA
- a CDS encoding YhgE/Pip family protein, with protein sequence MKIPQMIAAEFRRLTASPMSIVALIALMCVPVLYGGLYLWANQNPYANLNRIPAAIVVDDAGTTIDGKSVNYGDQVADQLIADGSFQWHRVASGSAATGVDDSKYDFSITFPSDFSSSLASASGTAPQRAVVTLTTNDTNSYLASTIGTQAAEKIRTAIVKQVNEEAAQRFLLGLADIRSSLVKAESGAAQLVDGSASAQSGAAQLADGTAQLADGSQTLASKLGDLSSGAAQVRDGAQQVSAGAAKVASGNDQLAAQARQAGQAAAQLAVDAPAAGQQLIAQLHAAGVNQAVIDQVQAGLDGIDKKVQAGNTTIQSAVGQVNQLAAGSDQVAAGAAQVSSGATQVAAGASQAQAGASQLASGASSAAAGSAQLRDGLTTLHNGTTQLHDGLSNGVAQIPDNSPALQKKQASTIADPVNLKNDSVTSAGTYGAGLAPFFVALAGWIGIYALFLIVKPVSRRAITALHSPVKITLAGWLTPGLLGAVQMIGLFAIVSGALGFGIHNPLGMFGMMALASVTFAAIILALNVWLGSVGQFLGLVLMVLQLVTAGGTFPWQTLPGPLAGLHHVLPMSYAVDGIRQLMYGGNPATAWADAGVLAVWMLIALLVSAIGVTRMTHFRTLRDLRPSLIG encoded by the coding sequence ATGAAGATCCCCCAGATGATCGCGGCGGAGTTCCGCCGCCTGACCGCCAGCCCGATGTCCATCGTCGCGCTTATCGCGCTGATGTGCGTGCCCGTGCTCTACGGCGGCCTCTACCTCTGGGCCAACCAGAACCCGTACGCTAACCTCAACCGCATCCCCGCGGCGATCGTCGTGGACGACGCCGGGACGACCATCGACGGCAAGAGCGTCAACTACGGCGACCAGGTCGCCGACCAGCTCATCGCGGACGGCTCGTTCCAGTGGCACCGGGTCGCCTCGGGGTCGGCGGCGACGGGCGTCGACGACTCCAAGTACGACTTCAGCATCACCTTCCCGTCCGACTTCTCGTCGTCGCTCGCCTCGGCCTCCGGCACCGCGCCGCAGCGCGCCGTCGTCACCCTGACGACCAACGACACCAACAGCTACCTGGCCTCGACCATCGGGACACAGGCGGCCGAGAAGATCCGCACCGCCATCGTCAAGCAGGTCAACGAGGAGGCCGCGCAGCGGTTCCTGCTCGGCCTCGCCGACATCCGCTCCAGCCTGGTGAAGGCCGAGAGCGGCGCGGCCCAGCTCGTGGACGGCAGCGCGAGCGCCCAGAGCGGCGCGGCCCAGCTGGCCGACGGCACCGCGCAGCTCGCCGACGGGTCCCAGACGCTCGCGAGCAAGCTCGGCGACCTCTCGTCCGGTGCGGCGCAGGTGCGCGACGGCGCGCAGCAGGTCAGCGCGGGCGCGGCGAAGGTCGCGTCGGGGAACGACCAGCTCGCCGCGCAGGCGAGGCAGGCCGGTCAGGCCGCTGCGCAGCTCGCCGTCGACGCTCCCGCGGCCGGGCAGCAGCTCATTGCGCAGCTCCACGCGGCCGGCGTCAACCAGGCCGTGATCGACCAGGTGCAGGCCGGTCTCGACGGGATCGACAAGAAAGTCCAGGCTGGAAACACCACGATCCAGTCGGCCGTCGGCCAGGTGAACCAGCTCGCCGCGGGCTCCGACCAGGTCGCGGCCGGCGCCGCGCAGGTGTCGTCGGGCGCCACGCAGGTCGCCGCCGGCGCGTCCCAGGCCCAGGCGGGAGCGAGCCAGCTGGCGAGCGGAGCCTCCAGCGCCGCCGCCGGTTCGGCACAGCTGCGCGACGGGCTCACGACCCTGCACAACGGGACGACCCAGTTGCATGACGGGCTCTCGAACGGCGTCGCCCAGATCCCGGACAACTCGCCCGCCCTGCAGAAGAAGCAGGCGTCCACCATCGCCGACCCCGTGAACCTGAAGAACGACTCGGTCACGTCGGCCGGCACCTACGGCGCGGGACTGGCGCCGTTCTTCGTCGCGCTCGCGGGCTGGATCGGCATCTACGCGCTGTTCCTCATCGTCAAGCCGGTGTCGCGGCGCGCGATCACCGCGCTGCACTCGCCGGTCAAGATCACGCTCGCGGGCTGGCTCACGCCCGGCCTGCTCGGCGCGGTGCAGATGATCGGGCTGTTCGCGATCGTGTCGGGAGCCCTCGGCTTCGGCATCCACAACCCGCTCGGCATGTTCGGGATGATGGCGCTCGCGTCGGTGACGTTCGCGGCGATCATCCTCGCCCTCAACGTCTGGCTGGGCAGCGTCGGCCAGTTCCTCGGCCTCGTGCTCATGGTGCTCCAGCTGGTGACGGCGGGCGGGACCTTCCCGTGGCAGACCCTCCCCGGCCCGCTGGCGGGGCTGCACCACGTGCTGCCGATGTCGTATGCCGTCGACGGCATCCGTCAGCTCATGTACGGCGGCAACCCCGCGACGGCGTGGGCGGACGCGGGCGTGCTCGCGGTGTGGATGCTGATCGCGCTGCTCGTGTCGGCGATCGGCGTGACGCGGATGACGCACTTCCGCACGCTGCGCGACCTGCGGCCGTCGCTGATCGGCTGA